TGTAAAACATTGCCTGACATCACTGATGTCACCAGTGATCCCACAGGTCTGGCTTGGGTGTTAACAGATTCATCTGCTCTGTTATGACAACGTTTTtcatctgagagagagagagagaggcgatgggggggggcgtggggggggctgagaggagaggaaggaaaggatgaGGGGAACTGTTGTTCACAAGCTGTAAAACCTCACATAAACCCAAGCAGCTTTAGCTCGGCTCACCACACATGTTGCAATTAACATGCAACGGCATGCTTCGCTGGCTGACCTCAAAGTCGGATGTTAGGTAGCTAGGCATGTGGTTAGTGGTGGGAGTTTAAAGGTCAGTCGGGGCAGCACACATCAGGCACTGAGCTGAGTTCATAGATGTCAGGTGGCCAGCAGTTTGAATTTCAAAACTTTGGTTAAAAACGTTCTTCTTGCGTAAGATTGAAAAGTAAAATATCTTCAGTTTATAATGCATAATTTATAGCTAAGTATCAAATATACATGTGGGTGTAACCTCTTTCACTAAAACTGTCTATTGTATTTTACTAGACAGAGTTTCCTGCATTCCCCAGACTGACTCTGGACAGGGCCCAGAGAAAAGCCTGAACTTGTTGCTTTCAATCAAATTTAAGcacataaatatacagtagctCCGTAGCCAGCTAGATTGTGAACACTGGAGCCTTGTTTATGATCGCTCGCAGCCGCGCCCTTCACTTGATGGACTGTATTGAATAAATGCATCCCTAATCCACAGCATGTCTGCTTTGAATTTTCCCTGCTAATGTTATGAATGGTTTGTGGATCTTTATGGTGATTCATCCACGGTAATGTCAGGGCAGGATAGCGAGTGGAGAAAGGCGTTCTTGAATTCCTTGCGTCTAATGCGGAAACCAGATGTGTACCCACGTTTTACACGACCTGCCATGACCTCGCTTCATCTACTGTATGCTTGGCCAGTTATGCATGGtaatcagagaaaacacaacccTGAGGAGGGTGCAGAATCCACGGTGCAGTGGCCACTTAGTTGTGCTTAAAAACTTATTTTCCAGCATGCTAATGCTTTTTATCATCAATTACTGCAGAGTAGTTTTGAcaattgaaatattttaactACAACTTGAACCTGTATCTTGAAGGAAAGGTCCAATGTCTCTTAACAATTTGAGATGAGCAAAGCCACTCTCACATCTGCCTGTTACATAGCTAGCAgccacttagcttagcataaaaacaggTGATAGAGTGATGTACTTAGCTTAGCTCTTACCAAAAGTAAAGAGATACAAATATAATGGGTTAATTATTTACCTTTAATGTAACTAATAGGCAAGGTTTTTGTTTAAGGCTAAATTAGGCAATGTGGCATGTGCTCACTGAGCCAAGAGTTACTACCGTATGGGGGGTGCTAACAACTTTATATTACTGGAGATAAACACTACTTCTCTACACTTGTActcattgtcttgtttttatttgcatatcTATGACATGATATGTACAAACTATGCTATTTAAACTagtgtttaaatatttctcCTGTGGGCAGTGTAGACCAAGTTCTgttctgtgctaagctaaggtGAGCTAAGCTAAAATGAGTTTAGTATCATTGCTTTCAACTGTTacgaaataataaaaatatatttcgcAAAATATTGGATGGATCTTTGAACTTGGAAcatgatatttgtgttttttgtaactTCAGCACCAGATACTGCTAAATAGTCTCTGAAATTTCTGCTTCAGAAAAATCTTATTGCATGATCGGAAATTCCATGAAGAAATAATGAATAGTGTTTGTTTCCCGTGCACAGAGCCCTCAAGCTCGCTCTGTTCTGACCAAACCAGCACAAGCTGTTTGCCAGAAACACCATTTCTCCACTCTCTCTTATCCTCCGCCAAGCCACGTCTCCAGACGGAGGTTTTATCAGCTCATGAAAACTGCAGCCATGATAAGATGTATTGGTTGTTGCACAGCTGACAGGTTGTCTTGATagcggagaggaaaaaaaaaaaaaaagaaaaactctggGAAAATCCATCAGGTTTGGTCACTGTGATGATTACAGTCCAATTTAAAGAATTGTTCACTTTGAAGTTTCTAACTGCGAAGCTAAAtagaggaaggggaaaaaagagatgAAGGCTTGGAAGTTTtctgggagggaaaaaaaacccccaaattCTCTGTCTTCACACtcgctccttcttcttctgactCCTTCAGGATGGCGAGGATTgacgatgatgaggaggaggcggcCCGCGAGAGGAGGCGCAGGGCGCGCCAGGAGAGGCTCAGGACCAGAGAGAGCGAGGAGCCCGGCAGCCAGCCAGACAGCGTGGTCATGACCAATAGTCACAGGTTTGTGGTGCCATTGTtaagctaacactagctccatGAAGCTATATGTCTTTAAAGTAACAATCCTGTAGAAGTGTTAAGTTACGATTCAATTCAGATGTAATTCGGCAACACGAAGTGACAAACCGGCGTCCaccatttgtctgtttttcaacttttttgATACAATGACACGTCAGCCAATCATTAGTCATATTGTTGTTTCACcatcttattttgaaatgttgacAACATACAATATCGCCAATAAGCAACTGAGCATCACTTCAATGTCAGCTCCCCAACAGTGAAGCTGGCCACAGTTAGCCGTTAGCGTAACTTTTAGCATGAACCCTTCAACTCAAGCTATatcagctaacattagctgttgTGCTCTAGTTTTGCTAGCTGTGAACTGGGCCTTAAAAGCTCAACTtaatgtattgtattgtaattTGAGTGCTCTTGAAGCTAACTCTCAGATGCTACTACTGTATGTGGactaagctagttagctaagTGTGCTAACAATGCTATATATAGAGGGACAAATAAACATTCTTAAcacttctgttttaaaaaaactccTCAAATGAATATTACTCAAACCCTGCGCTCACTGCTCCAACATATCCATACGTATCCATCAGGACAACTTCCTGACGAACAAAGACGCTCTCTATCTTACGCTTCTTGCATTTTAAAGCTACCAGATAAATCGTCTTGGCTACGGTGGAAGTGGTGGGACGCTCTGACATCTACCGACACAGACGATGCTTTGTGGTTATGAATGTTTCCCCTCTGCGAGCTCAGAGATACATCCTGGGCCTGTGGAACAACAAGGGGATTGTGCAGGAGGATGCTGAGGCATGGGCTAAGCGCTTGCTAGCCATTGTTGATTGTTTGGATGCAAGGATAATGTTTGCCAGACTTTTCGGTCAGAATAGTTTGAGTCATGCTGTTTGGAGTGAGGTGGAAGGATAGTCATTTGGTGTTTGTTATATAAAACGTACGTACGTTTTAGCCACACTGACCCATGATTTTAAGGATGGttgtgctgtatttatttatctatctatagGGTCTCAGAGATCGTGGCACACTGTGAAACTTTCAGTCACATTGTAGTGAGTAGGTGGCTGCTAAGACCTAGAAAAGTCATTTgctgattttctgtttgtttcaatCAAAATCAAAGCCCAACCTATGTTAACTGGAAGATTAACTGTGGTGAAGACCTGCCAGTAAAGCCATTTGTCAGCAATCTTCCCGTACTCGCTACAAAGCTGACAATAACACGGCAACCGCAGGCTTTGATTACAGAGCACATTAGAGCCACTTTTAAGTATTACAGGCCTTGATCAAGGGCATCACGGCGGTAAGAGTAGATAATATTATGCATTCACTTCCTCTGCCCACATTTTCTTAACTGACGTCTGTTCTGACCTCAGTGCTTCCTCCtgatgaccaaaaaaaaaaaaagaaaagcacacagTGAAACgcttgtgtctctctctctctctctccctctctctctctgtctctctctctcctcctagTGTGACAGAGACTGTGTCTGTGAGCAGCTCCTCTTATGGGGGCGGCGGAGACGACGAGGACCAAGCCCTGCAGGACCGCATGGCCAAACGCGAGGAGAGACGGCAGAGGCGCATGCAGGAGGCACTGGAGCGGCAGAGGCAGCTGGACCCCACCGGCACGGACGGcaacggcggcggcggcagcggcgtcGCCATGGAGAAGGAGGACGCAGAAGAGGAGAGGCCCTCCTCCTGGCGCAGGGGTCGTTACCGTGAcaacgaggacgaggaggagaagccGAGCACCTACGGCtccaggagggaggagaaggagcgagAGGAGCCGAGGGAGGTAGAGGAGGCTGCTCccgaggggagagaggaggaggaagaggaggaggaggaggaggaggaggagggcgtggatgaagaggaggtggaggaggaggaggaggaggagcagaaagtTGAAGTGGTGGAGGACAAACCGAGAAGGTCTTACCTGAGAGAACAGGTGAGTCCTCCCATCGTTCTTGTTCAGTTGAGTTTTTATCTTCCGTGATTGACAGCCTCTACAAATGCGATGCTTGTTTCTGTAGGCATCAACCGAAGAGCCTAAAATACAAAACCAGGTATTGTCATCGCTTCATCAATTGTTTGTGACGCACCACCCCTAGCTGATCACTGCTATCTGTTTCAAAGAACTCCTATAATCCCTTTTCATAGGACCTCGTTGAGGAACAAACACATTCGGTAGTCAGTTCAAATCAGGCCAAGTCAGCAAATTCAGAGGCTGAGGAGGACGCGGCAGCGTCAGGGGAGGCTGAAGAGGTACCTGAGGAAGATAATGTAGATAATTCAGCCGAGAGCGAGACTTTGTTACTAAGAAATGACACAGAAGAGGACTTTGAGGTATCTGAGATACTGCACTCAGAGGATAATGAGGTATCATTCATGCGGTAAGAATTTCTGTAGAGGTGTGATGCACAGCACAGAAAATCTCTCTGGGTAACTTCAGTGTCACGACGCGTCTTTGAGGAGATTCACAAACAGAAATCCTTCGAAAAAACAAACCTCAGAAAACAGCCCCGTTGCCAGACGCTGAATTTACCCGATCACCTCGTGCAGTGAGGTTTGCACCACTCGCAAACCGGTGGTAACTGAGCCTTCTCTTTATGAGGTGCGGTTGCAGCCGTGCGGTCAGATCTTTTAATAAGGTTAATGCTCCACTGAGtggtcacagtgtgtgtgtgtgtcgttttttttttttttttttttttattcctgcacGTCTTACACCTCAAATGCGAGAGCAACACCACTTTCACATCACACTGCCTCCACTCCGACCACTGAAGCAgagaaataacacatttaaagtaACTGAGCCATCTCGTCTGGTGTACTTCCAGTCAAATAATTTAGACCTTACCGGATTATTCGCACTATAtctttttatgtaaaatgtaGAAGCAAGGTAAGTGCTTGCTGGGGACGCAAAGCATAATGTTCAACGCCGAAATTAAGCACAAATCCCTAATTAGGTAGTAGTTCATtgtgtttcacatttatttcttgATCCTTATGagctgagcttttattttgtcttgaaTTGACCCTTCGTTGGCcatctgattggtctgcttacCGTATGTCAAGTTCTAACTTCTACTGTAGCTGGGGGGCACAAACAATAGCAACATGGGGGTCCATTCCcgctgaaaaatgttgaaaacctgTAATAATAGTCTAGGTAAAGTGGAGGAGAGGCGGCTAGCGTTAGCAACCGTGCTAAAGTTGGCCAACATtggaaaaaatatgtttaattctAAAGACTACaggtttttaaacattttcttagCAAATTGACCCGCATTGCTGTTGTTCGTCTAAACTAGCAAAGGTAGGAAGTCGGAACCTGACAGAGGGTATGAACCAGTCAAAAGACcaacaaacatgataaacatGGACATGATATTATAAAGATTAAACTTTGGAGTGGACGCAGCGAGATGTGATGCTCCGTGTTATTTTATTTGGGGCGTGCTCTCGTCTTCCTCGTCACGTGACGTTACACAATCCACCTCCACTGCCACCTTCCAGCCGTCaccttctttctgtctttgctcactTTGCGTttccttttttgctttttgttttttgccgcTGCAGGTGAACGAGAGGGGCGGGGCcagggaggaaagggaggatCAGCGGAAGCACAACGGAGGGCTGCACGACGAGGCGGCTCCCAAACAGCACAGGAAACCCGAGAGGACCCTCAGGTACACAGTTACAACGACGCACACCTGCACAGTATCGAGGTCCAAACAGGGAGGTAGCCAGGTCTTATGAATTTTTCAAAAAGCTTAACAAATATTTATCAGATTCATGTTGCAGGTTGCTGCCAGTTTAAAGGACttggaacatttaaataaacacttgaGTTGTATTTATTCCTCCTTTCCACTAGAGATGCGCAAAtatcatgttattattattcaagcCAATATTTTCCAACCTGCCTAATCAAACTAACTCATTTtataagatgaaaaaaagatgcTTTTATTGAGAAGCTTCTAACTCATTGATTGAAAAATAATACGCAACGAATAGCAGTCCTTCTTTATGAAGCTAATACTGGACAGTATTCACGTATATCAGTGCTTCTCTACTCTTGACCGCGTGTGGAAAAGTACTGCAGTAACTTAATATTCTTAACACAAAGGTCACCTGAAAAGATCAAGCTACATAACCACCGACGATCAGGGTTACACAGGGCGACGAGAAGACGCGCATTcctaagataaaaaaaaaaagctatattGAATAAATCCAGAAGTGCCACAAAGAAGACGTTTGTGCAAAGTTAATCTGAAAATTATGGAGGGGTGAGAGTCATGTTTGTCCATAGTGTTTGCATATGCTGAACGAGGCACTTTTATCAGACAGGAACTTATTGATTTTACAGTCtgacatttattgtttattaccCAGGCGGCT
This portion of the Mugil cephalus isolate CIBA_MC_2020 chromosome 22, CIBA_Mcephalus_1.1, whole genome shotgun sequence genome encodes:
- the cald1a gene encoding caldesmon 1a isoform X1 — protein: MEEMDFERRRELRRQKREEMRLEAERMARIDDDEEEAARERRRRARQERLRTRESEEPGSQPDSVVMTNSHSVTETVSVSSSSYGGGGDDEDQALQDRMAKREERRQRRMQEALERQRQLDPTGTDGNGGGGSGVAMEKEDAEEERPSSWRRGRYRDNEDEEEKPSTYGSRREEKEREEPREVEEAAPEGREEEEEEEEEEEEEGVDEEEVEEEEEEEQKVEVVEDKPRRSYLREQASTEEPKIQNQDLVEEQTHSVVSSNQAKSANSEAEEDAAASGEAEEVPEEDNVDNSAESETLLLRNDTEEDFEVSEILHSEDNEVNERGGAREEREDQRKHNGGLHDEAAPKQHRKPERTLSRGSVRSPEASAGDEQDDAARLEAERKLEELKRRRDDAESEEFERMRQKQQEAEAELEELKRKREERRKVLEEEERQKKQEEAERKAKEEEEKRKMKEEIERRRAEAAEKRQKVEDTVDGEGKPFKCVSPRGSSLKIGERAEFLNKSAQKSAVKAAHSPVVSKIDNRLEQYTSAAQRENKESRSPRSGAVDLPMVTDSIRNIKSMWEKGNVFTSPGGGGGGTFKEAAVMKTGVAGRINDWLNKTPESGKTSGGRPADLKPVDVTNKRSLWENKGASPTKVAGRGETKSVANGMGH